The Akkermansia muciniphila genome contains a region encoding:
- the carB gene encoding carbamoyl-phosphate synthase large subunit, translated as MPKDTSIKKILVIGSGPIVIGQGCEFDYSGTQACKALREEGYEVVLVNSNPATIMTDPETAPRTYIEPITPEFVEKIIIREKPDALLPTLGGQTALNCAMELFRSGVLERENVRMIGANADAIDRGEDRSLFKEAMIRIGLDVPCSGIAHTMEEARQVARDIGTFPLIIRPAFTLGGMGGGVAYNKTEFEEICARGLDLSPVSEILIEESLIGWKEFEMEVMRDRADNCVVICSIENIDPMGVHTGDSITVAPIQTLTDREYQVMRDASFAVIREIGVETGGSNIQFAINPANGRMIVIEMNPRVSRSSALASKATGFPIAKLAAKLAVGYTLDELRNDITRETPACFEPTIDYVVTKVPRFTFEKFKQADEHLTTSMKSVGEAMAIGRTFKESLQKALRSLETGRWGWGFDAKAPRGATVEEITRKLGVPTAERIFWIQTAFSSGFTLEEVHQITQIDPWFLAQMQDLAKAGDRLDTLDLREAKKLGFSDRQIALARGTTEEHIRKERMEQGIIPGYRLVDTCAAEFEAYTPYFYSTYGDENEARDTGRRKILILGGGPNRIGQGIEFDYCCVHASMALRELGYETIIINSNPETVSTDYDSSDKLFFEPLTLEDVLHICAQEKPDGVIVQFGGQTPLNLANSLEAHGVPIIGTSPKAIDLAEDREHFSALLKELGLKQADAGTATNVEDAAAIAARIGYPVLLRPSFVLGGRGMIIVYEEKELRRYMTEAVEASEERPVLIDRFLENAVEIDVDVIADRERAVIGAIMQHVEPAGIHSGDSASMIPAMGISMKMHKEITRASKELARRLNVCGLMNIQFAVKDEQLYVIEVNPRASRTVPFVSKAIGKPLAKLAAQIMAGKTLAELGFTREITPEYHCVKEAVFPWGRFPGIDVVLGPEMKSTGEVMGIDPDPDIAFAKSQISAFNPLPTEGKVFISVNDRDKERVLHMARQLADMGFILCATRGTMIHLLQHDIECERAYKVNEERRPNIVDHIKNGEINFIINTPGSHDARADDIIIRSSAIATKTSYCTNLASAQACVNAIEALKNRDLQVRTIQEYHAETL; from the coding sequence ATGCCTAAAGATACCTCCATCAAAAAAATTCTCGTGATCGGCTCCGGCCCGATCGTCATCGGCCAGGGTTGCGAATTTGACTACTCCGGCACCCAGGCCTGCAAAGCCCTCCGGGAAGAGGGTTATGAAGTGGTGCTGGTCAATTCCAATCCCGCCACGATCATGACGGATCCGGAGACCGCCCCGCGCACCTACATTGAACCGATCACTCCGGAGTTTGTGGAGAAGATTATCATCCGGGAGAAGCCGGACGCCCTTCTTCCCACCCTGGGCGGCCAGACGGCCCTGAACTGCGCCATGGAACTGTTCCGCAGCGGCGTGCTGGAACGGGAGAACGTGCGCATGATCGGCGCCAACGCGGACGCCATTGACCGCGGGGAGGACCGCAGCCTGTTCAAGGAGGCCATGATCCGCATCGGCCTGGACGTGCCGTGCTCCGGCATTGCCCACACAATGGAGGAAGCCCGGCAGGTGGCCCGGGACATCGGCACCTTCCCCCTCATCATACGCCCCGCCTTCACGCTGGGGGGCATGGGCGGCGGCGTGGCGTACAACAAGACGGAGTTTGAGGAAATCTGCGCCCGCGGGCTGGACCTCTCCCCCGTCTCGGAAATCCTGATTGAAGAATCCCTGATCGGCTGGAAGGAGTTTGAAATGGAAGTCATGCGCGACCGCGCGGACAATTGCGTGGTGATCTGCTCCATTGAGAATATCGACCCCATGGGCGTGCATACCGGAGATTCCATTACCGTGGCCCCCATCCAGACCCTGACGGACCGGGAATACCAGGTCATGCGGGACGCCTCCTTCGCCGTGATCCGGGAGATCGGCGTGGAGACGGGCGGCTCCAACATCCAGTTTGCCATTAATCCGGCCAACGGGCGCATGATCGTCATTGAGATGAATCCCCGCGTTTCCCGTTCCTCCGCCCTGGCCTCCAAGGCCACCGGCTTCCCCATCGCGAAACTGGCCGCCAAGCTGGCCGTGGGCTACACGCTGGATGAATTGCGCAACGACATCACGCGGGAAACGCCCGCCTGCTTTGAGCCCACCATTGACTACGTGGTCACGAAGGTTCCGCGCTTTACGTTTGAAAAGTTCAAGCAGGCGGACGAGCACCTGACCACCTCCATGAAATCCGTGGGGGAAGCCATGGCCATCGGCCGCACGTTCAAGGAGTCCCTGCAAAAGGCCCTGCGCTCCCTGGAAACGGGCCGCTGGGGCTGGGGTTTTGACGCCAAGGCTCCCCGCGGCGCGACGGTGGAGGAGATTACCCGGAAACTGGGCGTTCCCACCGCGGAACGCATTTTCTGGATCCAGACGGCATTCAGCAGCGGCTTTACGCTGGAGGAGGTGCACCAGATCACCCAGATAGACCCCTGGTTCCTGGCCCAGATGCAGGACCTGGCGAAGGCGGGAGACCGCCTGGACACGCTGGACCTGCGGGAAGCCAAGAAACTGGGCTTTTCAGACAGGCAGATCGCGCTGGCCCGCGGAACCACGGAAGAACATATCCGGAAGGAACGCATGGAACAGGGCATCATTCCCGGCTACCGCCTGGTGGACACCTGCGCGGCGGAGTTTGAGGCGTATACGCCCTATTTTTATTCCACTTACGGGGATGAAAACGAGGCGCGCGACACAGGCCGCAGGAAAATCCTCATTCTGGGTGGCGGACCGAACCGCATCGGCCAGGGCATTGAGTTCGACTACTGCTGCGTGCACGCCTCCATGGCCCTGCGGGAGCTGGGGTATGAAACCATCATCATCAATTCCAACCCGGAAACCGTCTCCACGGACTACGATTCCTCAGACAAGCTTTTCTTTGAACCCCTGACGCTGGAAGACGTGCTGCACATCTGCGCGCAGGAAAAACCGGACGGCGTCATCGTGCAGTTCGGCGGCCAGACGCCGCTGAACCTGGCCAACTCCCTGGAGGCCCACGGCGTGCCCATCATCGGCACCAGCCCGAAGGCCATAGACCTGGCGGAAGACCGGGAGCATTTCTCCGCCCTGCTGAAGGAGCTGGGGCTGAAGCAGGCGGATGCGGGAACGGCCACCAACGTGGAGGATGCCGCCGCCATCGCCGCGCGCATCGGCTATCCGGTGCTCCTGCGCCCCTCCTTTGTCCTGGGCGGCCGCGGCATGATCATTGTGTATGAAGAGAAGGAACTGCGCCGGTACATGACGGAGGCCGTGGAGGCGTCCGAGGAACGCCCCGTGCTGATCGACCGCTTTCTGGAAAACGCCGTTGAAATTGACGTGGACGTCATCGCGGACCGGGAACGGGCCGTCATCGGCGCCATCATGCAGCACGTGGAACCGGCGGGCATCCACTCCGGGGACTCCGCCAGCATGATTCCGGCCATGGGCATTTCCATGAAGATGCACAAGGAAATCACGCGGGCCTCCAAGGAACTGGCGCGCCGCCTGAACGTCTGCGGGCTGATGAACATCCAGTTTGCCGTGAAGGACGAACAGCTTTACGTGATTGAGGTCAATCCGCGCGCCTCCCGCACGGTGCCCTTCGTCTCCAAGGCCATCGGCAAGCCGCTCGCCAAGCTGGCGGCCCAGATTATGGCCGGAAAGACGCTGGCGGAACTGGGCTTCACCCGGGAAATCACGCCGGAATACCACTGTGTGAAGGAGGCCGTCTTCCCGTGGGGCCGCTTCCCGGGCATTGACGTGGTGCTGGGACCGGAAATGAAGTCCACCGGGGAAGTCATGGGGATTGACCCGGACCCGGACATTGCCTTCGCCAAGTCCCAGATCAGCGCCTTCAACCCGCTGCCCACGGAGGGCAAGGTGTTCATCTCCGTGAATGACCGTGACAAGGAACGGGTGCTCCACATGGCCCGCCAGCTGGCGGACATGGGCTTCATCCTGTGCGCCACGCGCGGCACGATGATCCACCTGCTCCAGCACGACATTGAATGCGAACGCGCCTACAAGGTGAACGAGGAGCGCCGCCCGAACATCGTGGACCACATCAAGAACGGGGAGATCAATTTCATCATCAATACCCCCGGCTCCCATGACGCCCGTGCGGACGACATCATCATCCGCTCCTCCGCCATCGCCACCAAGACGTCCTACTGCACGAACCTGGCCTCCGCCCAGGCCTGCGTGAATGCCATCGAGGCGCTGAAAAACAGGGACCTCCAGGTCCGCACCATCCAGGAATACCACGCTGAAACCCTTTAA